A genomic segment from Poecilia reticulata strain Guanapo unplaced genomic scaffold, Guppy_female_1.0+MT scaffold_181, whole genome shotgun sequence encodes:
- the LOC103460113 gene encoding WD repeat-containing protein 88 isoform X2: MVTVSWDRKMVAWDLETGRVLWETELDGLLTSCSCSSDGRLLVCAAEPQETVYVCAASGGQTLHRISNHHHSTITRVRFDTPGQRVASVSADRTIKLWDLQAERTTMSISSNHSNVISSCCFNGNGHFLCTASWDKTLKLWDLQGGQFRSHGGTTLERGHEGSVSCCDLSADGEAFRDGEAFRGRRGVQGQ; this comes from the exons ATGGTGACGGTGTCCTGGGACAGGAAGATGGTGGCCTGGGACCTGGAGACGGGACGTGTCCTG TGGGAGACGGAGTTGGACGGCCTGCTGACGTCCTGCAGCTGCTCGTCTGACGGCCGGCTACTGGTCTGCGCCGCCGAGCCTCAGGAGACCGTCTACGTCTGCGCCGCCTCCGGTGGCCAGACGTTGCATCGCATCAGCA ACCACCACCACTCCACCATCACACGGGTCCGATTCGACACTCCTGGCCAGCGGGTGGCGTCGGTGTCCGCAGACCGGACCATCAAGCTGTGGGACCTGCAGGCCGAGAGGACGACCATGTCCATCAGCAG TAACCATAGCAACGTgatttccagctgctgcttcaaCGGCAACGGGCACTTCCTGTGCACGGCATCGTGGGATAAGACGCTGAAGCTGTGGGACCTTCAGGGGGGGCAGTTCCGGTCCCATGGCGGCACGACGCTGGAGCGCGGCCATGAGGGCAGCGTGAGCTGCTGCGACCTGTCTGCTGACGGTGAGGCGTTCAGGGACGGCGAGGCGTTCAGGGGACGGAGAGGCGTTCAGGGACAGTGA